A single region of the Halorubrum depositum genome encodes:
- a CDS encoding molybdopterin-dependent oxidoreductase, translating into MGTGLGIRGALREAVDRLEPPPRAVDWSLFAFVAAEVVTGLVSFTVGVPEGWPLFWLHRSLGFAIVVLLAWKLARVRGRLTDPSLWRRSTALSVLTLVAALGALSTGIVWVFGLDVRLSYWTLLSVHVGFGLVLLPLVAAHATTRFRLPRRVDFERRRTAVRYTVLLAAGAATYRLQQGVNDLLDTAGADRRFTGSQPREGEGNGAFPVTSWVADDPDPIDRKAYRLRVEGLVSDPVELTADEVAAGHETAALLDCTSGWYTVQEWGGIRVGDLLDAAGGSEAAGGFGDAGDSDREPAYVRFTSVTGYRWSLPLDEAEDALLATHVGGERLSHGHGAPARLVAPDRRGFQWVKWVTRVEVRAEYDLGQWVVTLVSGFE; encoded by the coding sequence ATGGGAACGGGGCTCGGCATCCGTGGGGCGCTCCGCGAGGCCGTCGACCGCCTCGAGCCCCCGCCGCGCGCGGTCGACTGGTCGCTGTTCGCGTTCGTCGCCGCGGAGGTCGTCACCGGGCTCGTCTCCTTCACCGTCGGCGTCCCCGAGGGGTGGCCCCTCTTTTGGCTCCACCGCTCGCTCGGGTTCGCCATCGTCGTCCTGCTCGCGTGGAAGCTCGCGCGCGTCCGGGGCCGGCTCACGGACCCGAGCCTGTGGCGCCGGTCGACGGCGCTGTCGGTCCTGACGCTCGTCGCCGCCCTGGGAGCCCTTTCGACCGGGATCGTCTGGGTCTTCGGGCTCGACGTGCGGCTCTCCTACTGGACGCTCCTCTCGGTCCACGTCGGGTTCGGACTGGTCCTGCTCCCGCTGGTGGCCGCGCACGCGACGACCCGGTTCCGGCTCCCGCGGCGGGTCGACTTCGAGCGCCGACGGACCGCGGTGCGGTACACGGTCCTGCTGGCCGCCGGCGCGGCGACCTATCGGCTCCAGCAGGGCGTCAACGACCTCCTCGACACGGCCGGCGCGGACCGGCGGTTTACCGGGTCACAGCCCCGCGAGGGCGAGGGGAACGGCGCGTTCCCGGTCACCTCGTGGGTCGCCGACGACCCCGACCCGATCGACCGAAAGGCGTACCGGCTGCGGGTCGAGGGGCTCGTGAGCGACCCCGTCGAACTGACCGCCGACGAGGTCGCGGCCGGCCACGAGACGGCGGCCCTGCTCGACTGCACGAGCGGCTGGTACACGGTGCAGGAGTGGGGCGGGATCCGCGTCGGCGACCTGCTCGACGCGGCCGGGGGGTCGGAGGCGGCCGGCGGCTTCGGGGACGCCGGCGACTCGGACCGCGAGCCGGCCTACGTCCGGTTCACGTCAGTGACGGGGTACCGCTGGAGCCTCCCGCTCGACGAGGCCGAGGACGCCCTGCTCGCCACCCACGTCGGCGGCGAGCGATTGTCCCACGGCCACGGCGCGCCCGCCCGGCTCGTCGCTCCCGATCGGAGGGGGTTCCAGTGGGTGAAGTGGGTGACGCGCGTGGAGGTGCGGGCGGAGTACGACCTCGGGCAGTGGGTGGTGACGCTGGTGAGCGGGTTCGAGTAG
- a CDS encoding single-stranded-DNA-specific exonuclease RecJ, giving the protein MAVADSPVPDLAGRASACADRLRAADRVLLASHIDADGLTSAAVASSALARAEIDHEVVFEKQLDAESIAGIAAREFDVVLFTDFGSGQLDVIAEHEDRGDFVPVIADHHQPADRDTEFHLNPLLEGINGASELSGAGASYVLARALEGPDGDNRDLAALAVVGAVGDMQDSDGGLVGANEAIVADGVDAGVIETRTDLDLYGRQTRPLPKLLEYASDVKIPGISNDEAGAIAFLGDLDVDVKRDGEWRRWVDLDGAERQVLASALMRRAVASGVPADRIEALVGTSYTLVDEEPGTELRDVSEFSTLLNATARYERADVGLAVCLGDRGDALAEARRLLRTHRRNLSEGLQWVKTEGVTEEEHLQWFDAGSRIRETIVGIVAGMAIGSPAVDRSKPVIAFAEESAEELKVSSRGSHALVRRGLDLSAVMREASRAVGGDGGGHDVAAGATIPSDERDAFVAEADRLVGEQLS; this is encoded by the coding sequence ATGGCAGTCGCCGACTCACCCGTGCCGGACCTCGCCGGACGCGCGAGCGCCTGCGCCGACCGCCTCCGCGCCGCCGACCGGGTGCTGCTCGCGTCCCACATCGACGCCGACGGGCTGACGAGCGCCGCGGTCGCCTCGTCGGCGCTGGCGCGCGCCGAGATCGACCACGAGGTCGTCTTCGAGAAGCAGCTGGACGCCGAGTCGATCGCGGGGATCGCCGCACGCGAGTTCGACGTGGTGCTGTTCACCGACTTCGGCTCCGGCCAGCTCGACGTGATCGCCGAGCACGAGGACCGCGGGGACTTCGTCCCCGTGATCGCCGACCACCACCAGCCGGCCGACCGCGACACGGAGTTCCACCTCAATCCCCTCCTCGAAGGGATAAACGGCGCGAGCGAGCTGTCCGGCGCGGGCGCCAGCTACGTGCTCGCCCGGGCGCTGGAGGGGCCCGACGGCGACAACCGCGACCTCGCCGCGCTCGCGGTCGTCGGCGCGGTCGGGGACATGCAGGACTCCGACGGGGGGCTCGTCGGCGCCAACGAGGCTATCGTCGCCGACGGCGTCGACGCCGGGGTCATCGAGACGCGCACCGATCTCGACCTGTACGGGAGACAGACGCGCCCGCTCCCGAAGCTGCTGGAGTACGCCTCGGACGTGAAGATCCCGGGGATCTCGAACGACGAGGCGGGGGCGATCGCGTTCCTCGGCGACCTCGACGTCGACGTGAAGCGCGACGGCGAGTGGCGCCGGTGGGTCGACCTCGACGGCGCGGAGCGGCAGGTCCTCGCGTCGGCGCTGATGCGCCGCGCCGTCGCCTCCGGCGTCCCCGCCGACCGGATCGAGGCGCTCGTCGGGACCTCCTACACGCTCGTCGACGAGGAGCCCGGCACGGAGCTGCGGGACGTCAGCGAGTTCTCCACCCTGCTCAACGCCACCGCCCGGTACGAGCGCGCCGACGTCGGCCTCGCGGTGTGTCTCGGCGACCGCGGCGACGCACTTGCCGAGGCGCGGCGGCTCCTCCGGACCCACCGCCGGAACCTCTCCGAGGGGCTCCAGTGGGTGAAGACGGAGGGCGTCACCGAGGAGGAGCACCTCCAGTGGTTCGACGCCGGCTCGCGGATCCGCGAGACGATCGTCGGGATCGTCGCCGGGATGGCGATCGGGTCGCCGGCGGTCGACCGCTCGAAGCCCGTGATCGCGTTCGCGGAGGAGAGCGCCGAGGAGCTGAAGGTGTCCTCGCGGGGCTCGCACGCCCTCGTGCGGCGCGGACTCGACCTCTCCGCGGTGATGCGCGAGGCGAGCCGAGCGGTCGGCGGCGACGGCGGGGGCCACGACGTCGCCGCGGGCGCGACGATCCCGAGCGACGAGCGCGACGCGTTCGTCGCCGAGGCGGACCGGCTGGTCGGCGAGCAGCTCTCGTGA
- a CDS encoding DUF5807 family protein — translation MSKLDEFLAGERLDDVVFYLSDAYLDDDSRLRNVGTETGEGVRLILDGETGRSAFEAGTGMGAMEFAKTAMGAEGTIARSLDGGECPFADDAPDEDHDVSFVFAFAEAQNEEVGGLYAEGDVVHAYAHCACGESYSHKWIVGDRDE, via the coding sequence ATGAGCAAACTCGACGAGTTCCTCGCCGGCGAGCGGCTCGACGACGTCGTCTTCTACCTGAGCGACGCGTACCTCGACGACGACTCCCGGCTCCGCAACGTCGGCACCGAGACGGGCGAGGGCGTGCGGCTGATCCTCGACGGCGAGACCGGCCGGTCGGCGTTCGAGGCCGGCACGGGGATGGGCGCGATGGAGTTCGCGAAGACCGCGATGGGCGCCGAGGGGACGATCGCCCGGTCGCTCGACGGCGGGGAGTGCCCCTTCGCGGACGACGCACCCGACGAGGACCACGACGTCAGCTTCGTCTTCGCGTTCGCGGAGGCGCAGAACGAGGAGGTCGGCGGGCTCTACGCCGAGGGCGACGTGGTCCACGCGTACGCTCACTGCGCCTGCGGCGAGAGCTACTCGCACAAGTGGATCGTCGGCGACCGCGACGAGTAA
- a CDS encoding long-chain fatty acid--CoA ligase, protein MPGGHSQTLRPFLWRAERLYPDTEIVSRTHEGRTRHTYAEYADRTARLANALDDRGIERGDRIATFCWNHTRHFETYFGVPNTGAQLHTINPLLPDEHIRYIVDDADDEIIFVDPSLAPKLAAAAEGAEEFADVDFVVMGSSEIDELDATPYEEFVADQPTEYDWPELPSDQPAGLCYTSGTTGKPKGVEYTQSMLWSHTMASQTPQGIPMEDSDVVMPVVPMFHVNAWGMPFTATAAGAKHVYPGPSPSPADLAALIEEEGVTISAGVPTVWLGLREYIAEGNDVDLSTLDTVIVGGAAAPRALIEWYDDRDVEVLHAWGMTEMSPIGTVSHLTDDLRDADYETQVDKRSKQGLVAPGLEFEVIDEDGEEVPWNGEDFGELRVRGPWVTKEYFARPEASEEEFVDGWLKTGDVVTVDEDGYLKLVDRTKDVIKSGGEWISSVELENAIMAYDGVSEATVIGVPHERWQERPVAFVVAADGVDREALVEEIESGLRDEYPKWWVPDAVEFIDEVPKTATGKFSKKDLRERYADQSLVEGSVPEEDAPEQG, encoded by the coding sequence ATGCCCGGTGGACACTCGCAGACGCTCCGACCGTTCCTGTGGCGCGCCGAACGACTGTACCCCGACACGGAGATCGTCTCCCGGACCCACGAGGGCCGCACGCGACACACGTACGCCGAGTACGCCGACCGCACCGCCCGGCTCGCGAACGCGCTCGACGACCGCGGGATCGAGCGCGGCGACCGGATCGCGACGTTCTGCTGGAACCACACGCGTCACTTCGAGACGTACTTCGGCGTCCCGAACACCGGCGCGCAGCTCCACACGATCAACCCCCTGCTGCCGGACGAGCACATCCGGTACATCGTCGACGACGCCGACGACGAGATAATCTTCGTCGACCCGTCGCTGGCTCCGAAGCTCGCGGCGGCGGCCGAGGGCGCCGAGGAGTTCGCCGACGTCGACTTCGTCGTGATGGGCTCGTCCGAGATCGACGAGCTCGACGCCACGCCCTACGAGGAGTTCGTCGCGGACCAGCCGACCGAGTACGACTGGCCCGAACTCCCGAGCGACCAGCCGGCCGGGCTCTGTTACACCTCCGGGACGACGGGGAAGCCGAAGGGCGTCGAGTACACGCAGTCGATGCTGTGGAGCCACACGATGGCCTCGCAGACGCCGCAGGGGATCCCGATGGAGGACTCCGACGTGGTGATGCCGGTCGTTCCCATGTTCCACGTCAACGCGTGGGGGATGCCGTTCACCGCGACCGCGGCGGGCGCGAAACACGTCTACCCCGGCCCGTCGCCGAGTCCGGCCGACCTCGCGGCGCTGATCGAGGAAGAGGGCGTGACCATCTCGGCGGGGGTCCCGACCGTCTGGCTCGGGCTCCGGGAGTACATCGCCGAGGGGAACGACGTCGACCTCTCGACGCTCGACACCGTGATCGTCGGCGGCGCGGCCGCTCCGCGGGCGCTGATCGAGTGGTACGACGACCGGGACGTCGAGGTGCTCCACGCGTGGGGGATGACCGAGATGTCGCCGATCGGCACCGTCTCTCACCTCACCGACGACCTGCGTGACGCCGACTACGAGACGCAGGTCGACAAGCGGTCGAAACAGGGGCTCGTCGCCCCCGGGCTGGAGTTCGAGGTGATCGACGAGGACGGCGAGGAGGTGCCGTGGAACGGCGAGGACTTCGGCGAGCTCCGGGTCCGGGGCCCGTGGGTCACCAAGGAGTACTTCGCCCGGCCCGAGGCCAGCGAGGAGGAGTTCGTCGACGGCTGGCTGAAGACCGGCGACGTGGTCACCGTCGACGAGGACGGCTACCTCAAGCTCGTCGACCGCACGAAAGACGTGATCAAGTCGGGCGGCGAGTGGATCTCCAGCGTCGAGCTGGAGAACGCGATCATGGCGTACGACGGCGTGAGCGAGGCGACCGTCATCGGCGTCCCCCACGAGCGCTGGCAGGAGCGCCCGGTCGCGTTCGTCGTCGCGGCCGACGGCGTCGACCGCGAGGCCTTAGTCGAGGAGATCGAGTCCGGACTCCGCGACGAGTACCCGAAGTGGTGGGTTCCCGACGCGGTGGAGTTCATCGACGAGGTGCCGAAGACCGCCACCGGGAAGTTCTCGAAGAAGGACCTCCGGGAGCGGTACGCCGACCAGTCGCTCGTGGAGGGGTCGGTGCCGGAGGAGGACGCGCCCGAGCAGGGATAA
- a CDS encoding O-acetylhomoserine aminocarboxypropyltransferase/cysteine synthase family protein: MTRGFNTRSLHAGAEADPATGSRATPIHQTTSFVFDDADTAAELYALRAEGHIYSRLSNPTVSALEDRIADLSGGTDAVATGSGMAAFDAITTVLASAGDNVVASSEMYGGTAAYLTSIADRRGVEARLVDTLDYEAYADVIDEDTAFVHVETIANPSLVTPDFERLAEIAHDNAVPLVVDNTFATPYLCRPFEHGADITWESTTKWITGNGTTVGGVVVDGGQFPWDHPDADYDELDGESPAFPIDFVERFGDAAFGNVARQRGVRPTGGQQSPFDAWQTIQGLNTLPLRMDRHCENARTVAEFLRDDDRVGWVTYPGFEDHPSHDNAAEYLDGFGGMVTFGVDGGYEAAKTLCESVELTSFLANVGDAKTLVIHPASTTHAQMDETQQRLAGVFPDMLRLSVGIEDPDDVIADLDRGLSAGERAAGGK, encoded by the coding sequence ATGACACGTGGGTTCAACACCCGGAGTCTCCACGCCGGCGCCGAGGCCGACCCGGCGACCGGGTCGCGCGCGACCCCGATCCACCAGACGACCTCGTTCGTCTTCGACGACGCGGACACGGCGGCGGAGCTGTACGCGCTCCGGGCGGAGGGTCACATCTACTCCCGGCTCTCCAACCCGACCGTGAGCGCCCTGGAGGACCGGATCGCCGACCTCTCCGGCGGGACGGACGCGGTCGCAACCGGCTCGGGGATGGCCGCCTTCGACGCGATAACGACCGTGCTCGCGAGCGCGGGCGACAACGTCGTCGCCAGCTCCGAGATGTACGGCGGGACGGCCGCGTACCTCACCAGCATCGCGGACCGCCGCGGGGTCGAGGCCCGGCTCGTCGACACGCTCGACTACGAGGCGTACGCGGACGTGATCGACGAGGACACCGCGTTCGTCCACGTGGAGACGATCGCGAACCCCTCCCTCGTCACGCCGGACTTCGAGCGGCTCGCGGAGATCGCCCACGACAACGCGGTGCCGCTCGTCGTCGACAACACGTTCGCGACCCCGTACCTCTGTCGGCCGTTCGAGCACGGCGCCGACATCACCTGGGAGTCGACGACGAAGTGGATCACGGGCAACGGGACCACCGTCGGCGGCGTCGTCGTCGACGGCGGGCAGTTCCCGTGGGACCACCCGGACGCCGACTACGACGAACTGGACGGGGAGTCGCCCGCCTTCCCGATCGACTTCGTCGAGCGGTTCGGCGACGCCGCCTTCGGCAACGTCGCCCGCCAGCGCGGCGTGCGCCCGACGGGCGGCCAGCAGTCCCCCTTCGACGCGTGGCAGACGATCCAGGGGCTCAACACGCTCCCGCTCCGGATGGACCGTCACTGCGAGAACGCGCGGACGGTCGCCGAGTTCCTCCGCGACGACGACCGGGTCGGCTGGGTGACGTACCCCGGCTTCGAGGACCACCCGAGCCACGACAACGCCGCCGAGTACCTGGACGGGTTCGGCGGGATGGTCACGTTCGGCGTCGACGGCGGCTACGAGGCCGCGAAGACGCTGTGCGAGTCCGTCGAGCTGACGAGCTTCCTCGCCAACGTCGGCGACGCGAAGACGCTCGTCATCCACCCCGCCTCCACCACGCACGCGCAGATGGACGAGACCCAGCAGCGGCTCGCCGGCGTCTTCCCCGACATGCTCCGGCTCTCCGTCGGGATCGAGGACCCCGACGACGTGATCGCCGACCTCGACCGCGGGCTGTCGGCGGGCGAGCGCGCGGCCGGGGGGAAGTGA
- a CDS encoding MFS transporter yields the protein MRERRRVLVVTAASLFFSVLVWFNYSAVLPSVVDEWGLSGTEAGIIFGAFQAGYLVAIVPAGWLADRYSPRWVIAVGAAGAGGPSLLFAGVADGFVAGTGLRFCSGLFMAGVYVPGMRFVTDWFPESARGRALGLYIGAFSLGSGLSFVFSTAIADAVSWRLAIASTSAGALFVPPFMLGLTRDHPDRAEGGGAGFDRSVLGNREYLLTVSVYAWHNWELFGARNWLLAFLVAAPAFAATGSALLPGFVVGSMIALGSVGNLTGGWLSDRIGRPRTIAIGLTASASLSLVFGLLGDLPIVALVPIVLAYGVVITMDSAPTSTMVTEVVDDAHVGTALSVQSLVGFTTTVISPVVFGLVLDRSGYSLAFPTLAVGALLGLLSIGGLAVVRRRTIGVTGTL from the coding sequence ATGCGTGAACGCCGCCGGGTGCTCGTCGTGACCGCGGCGTCGCTGTTCTTTTCGGTCCTCGTCTGGTTCAACTACTCCGCCGTCCTGCCGTCCGTCGTCGACGAGTGGGGTCTCTCGGGGACCGAAGCCGGGATCATTTTCGGGGCGTTCCAGGCGGGCTATCTCGTGGCGATCGTCCCCGCGGGCTGGTTGGCGGACCGCTACTCGCCTCGGTGGGTGATCGCGGTCGGAGCGGCCGGGGCCGGAGGTCCGAGCCTCCTGTTCGCCGGCGTCGCGGACGGGTTCGTCGCGGGGACGGGGCTTCGATTCTGCTCCGGCCTGTTCATGGCCGGCGTCTACGTCCCGGGGATGCGGTTCGTCACGGATTGGTTCCCCGAATCGGCGCGCGGCCGGGCGCTCGGGCTGTACATCGGCGCGTTCTCGCTCGGGTCCGGGCTCTCGTTCGTGTTCTCGACCGCGATCGCCGACGCGGTCAGTTGGCGGCTCGCGATCGCTTCCACGAGCGCCGGTGCGCTGTTCGTGCCGCCGTTCATGCTCGGATTGACCCGCGATCACCCCGACCGGGCGGAGGGCGGCGGTGCAGGGTTCGATCGCTCGGTGTTGGGGAACCGCGAGTACCTGTTGACGGTCAGCGTCTACGCCTGGCACAACTGGGAGCTGTTCGGCGCGCGGAACTGGCTCTTGGCGTTCCTCGTGGCGGCACCCGCGTTCGCAGCCACCGGGTCGGCGCTGCTTCCGGGGTTCGTCGTCGGCTCGATGATCGCGCTCGGCAGCGTCGGAAACCTGACCGGCGGCTGGCTCAGCGATCGGATCGGACGCCCGCGGACGATCGCGATCGGACTGACGGCGAGCGCGTCGCTGAGCCTCGTCTTCGGATTGCTCGGGGATCTTCCGATCGTCGCGCTCGTCCCGATCGTCCTCGCGTACGGCGTCGTCATAACGATGGACAGCGCGCCGACATCGACGATGGTGACGGAAGTCGTCGACGACGCGCACGTCGGAACCGCCCTCTCCGTTCAGTCGCTGGTCGGGTTCACGACGACCGTGATCTCGCCCGTCGTCTTCGGACTCGTCCTCGACCGGTCGGGGTACTCCCTCGCGTTCCCGACGCTCGCCGTCGGCGCGCTGCTCGGACTGCTGTCGATCGGTGGGCTCGCGGTCGTTCGG
- a CDS encoding DEAD/DEAH box helicase translates to MATEAAGIDRPLLVDDFLQERRYQLQLAESAARDHTLVCLPTGLGKTTVSLLVTAERLYEVGGKALFLAPTKPLVQQHADFYREALSVPDDEIVVFTGDVKPDDRAALWNDARIVIATPQVVENDLVGNRISLRDVTHLTFDECHRATGDYAYVYIAERYHADAADPLVTGMSASPGGDTEEIETVCENLGLSNVEVMTEADADVDEYTHDTDVQWEQVTLPDEVLEIRDALNEVITDRLEKLKSLGVTNTTNPDLSQKDLNKMRGQLKQMMDNDQSDGYKGMSTHAEVMKLRRATELVETQSVESVRRYFERQREAARSSGASKASQRMVADPKVREAMRKAEAFDGLHPKFSKARILLAETLGINEGERAILFTESRDTAEALVEFLSASFDVRKFVGQGDKEGSDGMTQKQQQETLDDFKAGEFEVLVSTSVAEEGLDVPEVDLVCFYEPVPTAIRSIQRKGRTGRQAEGKVVVLMAEDTRDEAFFWISRRREKKMASQLAELKEATDDIEETVGDDGQAGLDAFAGGSAERDAEPEPDGNAGDANDGGDGSDDPADGSNDDAGLTDFAAEARAGGDETDDESDAEADGDDDGVVATAGVDDGVEVVVDQRELDSSIAKNLSTRDGLVTRLETLAVGDYVLSDRVAVERKSAADFVDSMLDADRSMFEQVGELSRAYARPVMVVEGTNLYGQRDIDPNAIRGALASLAVDFDVSVLRTEDEGDTTELLATIAKREQETRDREVSVHGEKTTKTRAEQQEYVVSAIADIGPVTARTLLEHFGTVEAVMTAPEDDLLEVEGVGPVTAERIREVVGSEYE, encoded by the coding sequence ATGGCGACCGAGGCCGCCGGCATCGACAGACCCCTGCTCGTCGACGACTTCCTCCAGGAGCGCCGCTACCAGCTCCAGTTGGCGGAGTCCGCGGCCCGCGACCACACCCTCGTCTGTCTCCCGACCGGCCTCGGCAAGACCACGGTCAGCCTGCTCGTCACCGCCGAGCGCCTCTACGAGGTCGGCGGGAAGGCGCTCTTCTTGGCCCCCACCAAACCCCTCGTTCAGCAGCACGCCGACTTCTACCGCGAGGCTCTCTCGGTCCCGGACGACGAGATCGTCGTCTTCACCGGGGACGTGAAACCGGACGACCGCGCCGCGCTCTGGAACGACGCCCGGATCGTGATCGCGACCCCGCAGGTCGTCGAGAACGACCTGGTCGGCAACCGGATCTCGCTGCGGGACGTGACTCACCTCACCTTCGACGAGTGCCACCGCGCGACCGGCGACTACGCGTACGTCTACATCGCGGAGCGGTACCACGCCGACGCGGCCGACCCGCTCGTCACCGGGATGTCGGCCTCGCCCGGCGGCGACACCGAGGAGATCGAGACGGTCTGTGAAAACCTCGGGCTCTCGAACGTCGAGGTGATGACCGAGGCGGACGCCGACGTCGACGAGTACACCCACGACACCGACGTACAGTGGGAGCAGGTGACGCTCCCGGACGAGGTCCTCGAAATCCGCGACGCGCTCAACGAGGTGATCACCGACCGACTGGAGAAGCTCAAGTCGCTCGGCGTGACCAACACGACGAACCCGGACCTCTCGCAGAAGGACCTCAACAAGATGCGCGGACAGCTGAAGCAGATGATGGACAACGACCAGTCGGACGGGTACAAGGGGATGAGCACCCACGCCGAGGTGATGAAGCTCAGACGCGCGACCGAGCTGGTCGAGACGCAGTCGGTCGAGTCCGTCCGGCGCTACTTCGAACGGCAGCGCGAGGCCGCCCGCTCCTCGGGGGCGTCGAAGGCGAGCCAGCGGATGGTCGCCGACCCCAAGGTGCGGGAGGCGATGCGGAAGGCGGAGGCGTTCGACGGGCTCCACCCGAAGTTCTCGAAGGCCCGGATCCTCTTGGCCGAAACCCTCGGGATCAACGAGGGCGAGCGCGCCATCCTGTTCACGGAGTCCCGCGACACCGCGGAGGCGCTCGTGGAGTTCCTCTCCGCGAGCTTCGACGTCCGGAAGTTCGTCGGGCAGGGCGACAAGGAGGGCTCCGACGGGATGACCCAGAAACAGCAGCAGGAGACCCTCGACGATTTCAAGGCCGGCGAGTTCGAGGTGCTGGTCTCCACGAGCGTCGCCGAGGAGGGGCTCGACGTCCCCGAGGTCGACCTGGTCTGCTTCTACGAGCCGGTCCCCACCGCGATCCGCTCGATCCAGCGCAAGGGGCGGACCGGCCGGCAGGCGGAGGGGAAGGTGGTCGTCCTGATGGCCGAGGACACCCGCGACGAGGCGTTCTTCTGGATCTCGCGGCGGCGCGAAAAAAAGATGGCCAGTCAGCTCGCCGAGCTGAAGGAGGCCACCGACGACATCGAGGAGACCGTGGGCGACGACGGGCAGGCCGGCCTCGACGCGTTCGCCGGGGGGTCCGCCGAGCGCGATGCCGAGCCGGAGCCCGACGGGAACGCCGGCGACGCCAACGACGGCGGTGACGGGAGCGACGACCCCGCCGACGGTAGTAACGACGACGCCGGACTGACCGACTTCGCGGCGGAGGCGCGCGCGGGCGGAGACGAGACGGACGACGAGAGCGACGCGGAAGCCGACGGCGACGACGACGGCGTCGTCGCGACCGCCGGCGTCGACGACGGTGTCGAGGTCGTCGTCGACCAGCGCGAGCTCGACTCCTCCATCGCGAAGAACCTCTCGACCCGCGACGGGCTCGTCACCCGGCTGGAGACGCTCGCGGTCGGCGACTACGTGCTCTCCGACCGGGTCGCCGTCGAGCGCAAGTCGGCGGCCGACTTCGTCGACTCGATGCTCGACGCCGACCGCTCGATGTTCGAGCAGGTCGGCGAGCTCTCGCGGGCGTACGCCCGCCCCGTGATGGTCGTCGAGGGGACGAACCTCTACGGCCAGCGCGACATCGACCCCAACGCGATCCGCGGCGCGCTCGCGTCGCTCGCGGTCGACTTCGACGTGAGCGTCCTCCGGACCGAGGACGAGGGAGACACCACGGAACTCCTCGCGACCATCGCCAAGCGGGAGCAGGAGACGCGCGACCGCGAGGTGAGCGTCCACGGGGAGAAGACGACGAAGACCCGCGCGGAACAGCAGGAGTACGTCGTCTCCGCCATCGCCGACATCGGCCCGGTCACGGCCCGGACCCTGCTCGAACACTTCGGCACCGTCGAGGCCGTCATGACCGCGCCCGAGGACGACCTGCTGGAGGTCGAAGGCGTCGGCCCGGTGACCGCCGAGCGCATCCGCGAGGTCGTCGGCAGCGAGTACGAGTAG
- the metX gene encoding homoserine O-acetyltransferase MetX, producing MSATPSEEGTVSLGEFVFECGQSVPDLEVAYETHGEFDGDNVVLVCHALTGSQNVARSPSPERDAGQAGQARAWWDDIVGPGKAIDTTEYFVVCANVPGSCYGTTGPASERPADLDLPDEPDHDRWGTAFPPVQVEDWARAQRRLLDELGVGRLRAVVGGSVGGMNVLEWAKRYPDDVDRIVPIATAGRLDAQCLALDAVARRAIRADPNWNGGDYYGEDRPSPDEGLALARQIGHIMYLSKASMERKFGRRSAGRDSLTREEGDLGLPPEPTAAFFPYREVESYLDYQAEGFSERFDANSYLYLTRAMDEYDLSAGHGTDADALAAFEGEALLMSFTADWHFTVEQSASLATAFRDRDVPVAHHVIDSDHGHDAFLVEPEHVGPPLRDFLAEGVEGRAVSDDGGEGDESARPESDHAPVHASLFRG from the coding sequence ATGAGCGCGACGCCCTCGGAGGAGGGGACCGTCTCGCTCGGCGAGTTCGTCTTCGAGTGCGGTCAGTCGGTCCCCGACCTGGAGGTCGCCTACGAGACGCACGGCGAGTTCGACGGCGACAACGTCGTGTTAGTCTGCCACGCGCTCACCGGGAGCCAGAACGTCGCGCGCTCGCCGTCCCCCGAGCGGGACGCCGGGCAGGCGGGACAGGCCCGCGCGTGGTGGGACGACATCGTCGGCCCGGGGAAGGCGATCGACACGACGGAGTACTTCGTCGTCTGCGCGAACGTCCCCGGCTCCTGTTACGGCACGACCGGCCCGGCGAGCGAGCGCCCCGCCGACCTCGACCTCCCCGACGAGCCCGACCACGACCGGTGGGGGACCGCGTTCCCGCCGGTGCAGGTCGAAGACTGGGCGCGCGCTCAGCGCCGCCTGCTCGACGAGCTCGGCGTGGGACGCCTGCGCGCCGTCGTCGGCGGGAGCGTCGGCGGGATGAACGTCCTGGAGTGGGCGAAGCGCTACCCGGACGACGTCGATCGGATCGTCCCCATCGCGACCGCCGGGCGGCTCGACGCGCAATGCCTCGCGCTCGACGCGGTCGCCCGCCGCGCGATCCGCGCGGACCCCAACTGGAACGGCGGCGACTACTACGGCGAGGACCGCCCCTCGCCCGACGAGGGGCTCGCCCTGGCCCGCCAGATCGGCCACATCATGTACCTCTCGAAGGCGTCGATGGAGCGCAAGTTCGGCCGCCGCTCCGCGGGCCGCGACTCGCTGACCCGCGAGGAGGGCGACCTCGGGCTGCCGCCGGAGCCGACGGCGGCCTTCTTCCCGTACCGAGAGGTGGAGTCGTACCTCGACTACCAGGCCGAGGGGTTCAGCGAGCGCTTCGACGCCAACAGCTACCTCTACCTCACGCGCGCGATGGACGAGTACGACCTCTCCGCCGGCCACGGTACCGACGCCGACGCCCTCGCCGCCTTCGAGGGCGAGGCGCTGCTGATGAGCTTCACCGCCGACTGGCACTTCACCGTCGAGCAGTCCGCGTCGCTCGCGACCGCCTTCCGCGACCGCGACGTCCCCGTCGCCCACCACGTGATCGACTCCGACCACGGCCACGACGCCTTCCTCGTCGAGCCCGAGCACGTCGGCCCGCCGCTCCGCGACTTCCTCGCGGAGGGCGTCGAGGGCCGGGCCGTCTCCGACGACGGCGGCGAGGGCGACGAGTCCGCGCGTCCCGAGTCCGACCACGCGCCGGTGCACGCGAGCCTCTTTCGGGGATAG